The Coffea arabica cultivar ET-39 chromosome 3c, Coffea Arabica ET-39 HiFi, whole genome shotgun sequence genome contains a region encoding:
- the LOC113735144 gene encoding BTB/POZ and TAZ domain-containing protein 3 codes for MASLDLDTPWLASSIESFDGSLDIHIEEVSSSASLDSLDKSKSIIHCSQTIPKPPPLPAKICQRTKNQRCLSKSCFVPKETKDLWDRLFREGYAADVYIITENGSVIPAHYSVLCVASAVLENFLRQSKAKNGIRYIKIPGLPYDAIYVFIRFLYSSCYDEGEMKKFVLHLLVLSHSYSVPSLKKVCVDLLEQRWLTTENVIDVLQLAKNCDAPRLSLICVRMIVKDFKTISLTEGWKVMKRANPSLEQELLESVVEADSRKEERLKKIEEKKVYLQLYEAMEALLHICKEGCRTIGPCDKVLKGSQVSCPFPACKGIETLVRHFSSCKTRVPGGCMQCKRMWQLLELHSRMCSEPDLCKVPLCRHFKEKMQQQSKKDEAKWKLLVSKVVATKNAFGPFMSRRSSFS; via the exons ATGGCTTCACTGGACCTTGACACACCATGGCTGGCCTCATCCATTGAATCCTTTGACGGTTCCCTAGATATACACATAGAGGAAGTTAGTTCTTCTGCTAGTTTAGATTCACTAGACAAATCGAAGTCCATTATACATTGTAGCCAGACTATCCCAAAGCCACCTCCTCTCCCAGCTAAAATATGTCAAAGAACCAAAAACCAAAGATGTCTCTCAAAATCCTGTTTTGTTCCGAAGGAAACTAAAGATTTGTGGGACAGGCTCTTTAGAGAAGGATATGCAGCAGATGTGTATATCATCACAGAAAATGGGTCTGTAATTCCAGCACATTATAGTGTTCTG TGTGTTGCATCAGCAGTCCTGGAGAATTTTCTGCGGCAATCTAAAGCAAAGAATGGTATAAGATATATAAAGATTCCTGGGCTACCCTATGATGCTATTTATGTTTTCATACGTTTCCTTTATTCATCCTG CTATGATGAaggagaaatgaagaaatttgttCTCCATTTATTGGTTTTATCACATTCATACTCAGTACCATCGCTTAAAAAAGTTTGTGTAGACCTTTTGGAGCAACGTTGGTTGACAACCGAGAATGTGATAGATGTTCTGCAGCTAGCAAAAAACTGTGATGCACCAAGACTCTCCTTAATATGTGTTCGTATGATTGTTAAGGACTTCAAAACCATATCTTTAACTGAAGGATGGAAAGTAATGAAACGTGCAAATCCCAGTCTTGAACAGGAGCTTTTGGAGTCAGTTGTTGAAGCAGATTCT AGGAAAGAGGAGAGgttgaagaaaattgaagagaaaaaggtttATTTGCAACTGTACGAGGCAATGGAAGCATTGCTACATATTTGCAAGGAAGGATGTAGGACAATTGGGCCTTGTGACAAAGTTCTCAAAGGGAGCCAGGTTTCTTGTCCTTTCCCTGCTTGCAAGGGAATTGAAACTTTAGTCCGTCATTTCTCTAGCTGTAAGACAAGAGTCCCTGGTGGATGCATGCAGTGCAAGCGAATGTGGCAGCTTCTTGAACTTCATTCCCGCATGTGCAGTGAACCTGATCTTTGCAAGGTTCCTCTTTGCAG GCATTTCAAGGAGAAAATGCAGCAGCAAAGTAAGAAAGACGAGGCAAAATGGAAACTTTTGGTAAGCAAGGTCGTGGCAACCAAGAATGCATTCGGACCATTCATGTCGCGGAGGTCAAGTTTTTCATGA
- the LOC113735146 gene encoding uncharacterized protein isoform X1, with product MVSSSNFAVPLFAIEAKRGSFLRYLNAIPFTPYLGLGWQNVILQHDQMNCFKGLTCFTKQLKCSTSVLGRLENGVLVAKNDSFLSSLAQRGYVAATSLVRDGYTSAHPQKISNSARDTPWKIKLPFGLSRNTLGPEKCAMSISFRHNHGRNSDPDLSRDFLVQLWVEDNKRLISEENRSRKIRKHLHNDVAPVGSQSSFEVPRGSFEEMKSALEQPPTSQPVTGFLKPTSLEEALVAPLLARSNLLITRDIEWANLTVGFEQENRYAVVDLCYPHSPVGYIREKSNVIARQLLRSRRPFSASITDALGSELFRVRRPFWWITSSIYTEINGKEIGVVHRRWHLWKRIYDLYLGNMQFAVVENPGFWNWTFTLKDINGEVLAEIDRNWRGFGFELFTDAGQYVIRFGTADPSYPDGESQELQVNHPLTLAQRAVAVALAISLDNDYFSRHGGVSIPFFVVGE from the exons ATGGTCTCTTCCTCGAATTTTGCCGTACCCCTATTCGCCATTGAAGCCAAAAGGGGAAGCTTTCTTCGTTATCTGAACG CAATTCCTTTCACCCCCTACTTGGGGTTGGGATGGCAAAATGTCATTTTGCAGCATGACCAGATGAACTGCTTTAAAGGTTTGACTTGTTTCACCAAGCAATTGAAGTGCAGCACCTCTGTGCTCGGACGGCTTGAGAATGGTGTTCTTGTTGCTAAAAATGATAGTTTCCTCTCTTCATTAGCACAAAGAGGATATGTAGCAGCAACATCACTTGTTCGAGATGGATATACAAGTGCACATCCTCAAAAGATATCGAATTCAGCAAGAGATACACCATGGAAGATTAAGCTTCCGTTTGGCCTTTCAAGGAATACTTTAGGACCAGAGAAATGTGCAATGTCTATATCTTTTCGACATAACCATGGCAGGAACTCTGATCCAGACTTGAGCAGAGACTTTCTTGTGCAGCTTTGGGTTGAAGATAACAAAAGACTAATTTCTGAagaaaatagaagtcgaaagATTCGCAAGCATCTTCACAATGATGTTGCACCTGTTGGTAGTCAATCTTCCTTTGAAGTTCCACGTGGATCTTTTGAAGAGATGAAGTCAGCCTTGGAGCAACCACCTACCAGCCAACCTGTCACGGGGTTTCTTAAACCTACATCTTTAGAGGAG GCTCTGGTTGCTCCTCTTCTTGCAAGATCCAATCTCCTGATTACAAGGGATATAGAATGGGCAAATCTTACTGTTGGTTTTGAGCAG GAGAATCGATATGCAGTAGTTGATCTCTGCTATCCTCACTCA CCTGTAGGTTATATTCGGGAAAAGAGTAATGTCATTGCAAGACAG CTTTTGCGATCAAGGCGTCCTTTCTCTGCGAGTATAACTGATGCTTTGGGTAGCGAACTCTTTAGG GTTCGCAGGCCTTTTTGGTGGATCACCAGTTCAATTTATACTGAGATTAATGGAAAG GAAATTGGTGTTGTTCATAGGAGATGGCATCTTTGGAAGAGAATTTACGATTTATATTTGGG GAATATGCAGTTTGCAGTGGTTGAGAATCCTGGATTCTGGAACTGGACATTTACTTTGAAGGACATTAATGGAGAAGTGCTAGCTGAAATCGATCGTAACTGGAGGGGTTTTGGTTTTGAG CTTTTTACTGACGCTGGCCAGTATGTTATCCGATTTGGCACTGCTGATCCCAGTTATCCTGATGGAGAG AGTCAAGAGTTGCAAGTGAATCATCCGTTGACTCTGGCACAGAGAGCAGTAGCTGTTGCTTTAGCCATCTCACTGGATAATGACTATTTCTCAAGACATGGCGGCGT GAGCATTCCTTTCTTTGTGGTCGGAGAATGA
- the LOC113735146 gene encoding altered inheritance rate of mitochondria protein 25-like isoform X2: protein MHDQMNCFKGLTCFTKQLKCSTSVLGRLENGVLVAKNDSFLSSLAQRGYVAATSLVRDGYTSAHPQKISNSARDTPWKIKLPFGLSRNTLGPEKCAMSISFRHNHGRNSDPDLSRDFLVQLWVEDNKRLISEENRSRKIRKHLHNDVAPVGSQSSFEVPRGSFEEMKSALEQPPTSQPVTGFLKPTSLEEALVAPLLARSNLLITRDIEWANLTVGFEQENRYAVVDLCYPHSPVGYIREKSNVIARQLLRSRRPFSASITDALGSELFRVRRPFWWITSSIYTEINGKEIGVVHRRWHLWKRIYDLYLGNMQFAVVENPGFWNWTFTLKDINGEVLAEIDRNWRGFGFELFTDAGQYVIRFGTADPSYPDGESQELQVNHPLTLAQRAVAVALAISLDNDYFSRHGGVSIPFFVVGE from the exons ATG CATGACCAGATGAACTGCTTTAAAGGTTTGACTTGTTTCACCAAGCAATTGAAGTGCAGCACCTCTGTGCTCGGACGGCTTGAGAATGGTGTTCTTGTTGCTAAAAATGATAGTTTCCTCTCTTCATTAGCACAAAGAGGATATGTAGCAGCAACATCACTTGTTCGAGATGGATATACAAGTGCACATCCTCAAAAGATATCGAATTCAGCAAGAGATACACCATGGAAGATTAAGCTTCCGTTTGGCCTTTCAAGGAATACTTTAGGACCAGAGAAATGTGCAATGTCTATATCTTTTCGACATAACCATGGCAGGAACTCTGATCCAGACTTGAGCAGAGACTTTCTTGTGCAGCTTTGGGTTGAAGATAACAAAAGACTAATTTCTGAagaaaatagaagtcgaaagATTCGCAAGCATCTTCACAATGATGTTGCACCTGTTGGTAGTCAATCTTCCTTTGAAGTTCCACGTGGATCTTTTGAAGAGATGAAGTCAGCCTTGGAGCAACCACCTACCAGCCAACCTGTCACGGGGTTTCTTAAACCTACATCTTTAGAGGAG GCTCTGGTTGCTCCTCTTCTTGCAAGATCCAATCTCCTGATTACAAGGGATATAGAATGGGCAAATCTTACTGTTGGTTTTGAGCAG GAGAATCGATATGCAGTAGTTGATCTCTGCTATCCTCACTCA CCTGTAGGTTATATTCGGGAAAAGAGTAATGTCATTGCAAGACAG CTTTTGCGATCAAGGCGTCCTTTCTCTGCGAGTATAACTGATGCTTTGGGTAGCGAACTCTTTAGG GTTCGCAGGCCTTTTTGGTGGATCACCAGTTCAATTTATACTGAGATTAATGGAAAG GAAATTGGTGTTGTTCATAGGAGATGGCATCTTTGGAAGAGAATTTACGATTTATATTTGGG GAATATGCAGTTTGCAGTGGTTGAGAATCCTGGATTCTGGAACTGGACATTTACTTTGAAGGACATTAATGGAGAAGTGCTAGCTGAAATCGATCGTAACTGGAGGGGTTTTGGTTTTGAG CTTTTTACTGACGCTGGCCAGTATGTTATCCGATTTGGCACTGCTGATCCCAGTTATCCTGATGGAGAG AGTCAAGAGTTGCAAGTGAATCATCCGTTGACTCTGGCACAGAGAGCAGTAGCTGTTGCTTTAGCCATCTCACTGGATAATGACTATTTCTCAAGACATGGCGGCGT GAGCATTCCTTTCTTTGTGGTCGGAGAATGA
- the LOC113735146 gene encoding altered inheritance rate of mitochondria protein 25-like isoform X3, with protein MNCFKGLTCFTKQLKCSTSVLGRLENGVLVAKNDSFLSSLAQRGYVAATSLVRDGYTSAHPQKISNSARDTPWKIKLPFGLSRNTLGPEKCAMSISFRHNHGRNSDPDLSRDFLVQLWVEDNKRLISEENRSRKIRKHLHNDVAPVGSQSSFEVPRGSFEEMKSALEQPPTSQPVTGFLKPTSLEEALVAPLLARSNLLITRDIEWANLTVGFEQENRYAVVDLCYPHSPVGYIREKSNVIARQLLRSRRPFSASITDALGSELFRVRRPFWWITSSIYTEINGKEIGVVHRRWHLWKRIYDLYLGNMQFAVVENPGFWNWTFTLKDINGEVLAEIDRNWRGFGFELFTDAGQYVIRFGTADPSYPDGESQELQVNHPLTLAQRAVAVALAISLDNDYFSRHGGVSIPFFVVGE; from the exons ATGAACTGCTTTAAAGGTTTGACTTGTTTCACCAAGCAATTGAAGTGCAGCACCTCTGTGCTCGGACGGCTTGAGAATGGTGTTCTTGTTGCTAAAAATGATAGTTTCCTCTCTTCATTAGCACAAAGAGGATATGTAGCAGCAACATCACTTGTTCGAGATGGATATACAAGTGCACATCCTCAAAAGATATCGAATTCAGCAAGAGATACACCATGGAAGATTAAGCTTCCGTTTGGCCTTTCAAGGAATACTTTAGGACCAGAGAAATGTGCAATGTCTATATCTTTTCGACATAACCATGGCAGGAACTCTGATCCAGACTTGAGCAGAGACTTTCTTGTGCAGCTTTGGGTTGAAGATAACAAAAGACTAATTTCTGAagaaaatagaagtcgaaagATTCGCAAGCATCTTCACAATGATGTTGCACCTGTTGGTAGTCAATCTTCCTTTGAAGTTCCACGTGGATCTTTTGAAGAGATGAAGTCAGCCTTGGAGCAACCACCTACCAGCCAACCTGTCACGGGGTTTCTTAAACCTACATCTTTAGAGGAG GCTCTGGTTGCTCCTCTTCTTGCAAGATCCAATCTCCTGATTACAAGGGATATAGAATGGGCAAATCTTACTGTTGGTTTTGAGCAG GAGAATCGATATGCAGTAGTTGATCTCTGCTATCCTCACTCA CCTGTAGGTTATATTCGGGAAAAGAGTAATGTCATTGCAAGACAG CTTTTGCGATCAAGGCGTCCTTTCTCTGCGAGTATAACTGATGCTTTGGGTAGCGAACTCTTTAGG GTTCGCAGGCCTTTTTGGTGGATCACCAGTTCAATTTATACTGAGATTAATGGAAAG GAAATTGGTGTTGTTCATAGGAGATGGCATCTTTGGAAGAGAATTTACGATTTATATTTGGG GAATATGCAGTTTGCAGTGGTTGAGAATCCTGGATTCTGGAACTGGACATTTACTTTGAAGGACATTAATGGAGAAGTGCTAGCTGAAATCGATCGTAACTGGAGGGGTTTTGGTTTTGAG CTTTTTACTGACGCTGGCCAGTATGTTATCCGATTTGGCACTGCTGATCCCAGTTATCCTGATGGAGAG AGTCAAGAGTTGCAAGTGAATCATCCGTTGACTCTGGCACAGAGAGCAGTAGCTGTTGCTTTAGCCATCTCACTGGATAATGACTATTTCTCAAGACATGGCGGCGT GAGCATTCCTTTCTTTGTGGTCGGAGAATGA